The genomic stretch TTCTAATATCAAAAAATAGCTGCTATTTGTTACTCCAAAATATAACCATGGACATGGTGTGGCCAATCAGATTCTACCGGAGCCCGTGCCACCCCTGACCACCCTTGTGACCCCGCCCCTGCGTTGGTTAGACAAATCAAGCAAATTGATGAaatcaccttgggctttagaaacttgtaatggacatttttcatgtttctgtgacattttataaCCAACggttaattgaaaaaataatctgcagattaatctgtaatgaaaataagttagttgcagccctaatatttAGCAATATATATAGCAATATCGCAAAattctgtatatatgtatgtcaaTAGAGgctgataaaatgttttaaattacttaaacccactttttgcctttattacaCAGTTCAAAGAAGGGAAACCAACAAGACTTACACATTAAGTGAAAGCCTGCATCACATTCAAGACCAGACTGTGGATTGTACACACCTAAGATCACTGAGCCTCACAGATGCTCTTACAATAGCAATTTGGGGGATCTTTATGTGTAGAGAAGGGAACTTCAGGGTAGTGCAAGAGCTTGTTTTCACAAACTAATGATCTGGAACACAATATGAGTGCAGATCCCCCAAGGTCACACAGCCACTAAAAAGCATGCTATTCCAGGCTAATGGGCTTTATAGCTTCATGGATTCTTTGTTGCTCCACATCACAGTGGAAGCAAAGTGCAAAAAATCTACAGAATTCTTTGAATATGACGTTTTGTGAATTTAATTTTGGTTTTTCAAACAATTATGTGCTTTGCTACAAATCAACTCTTGCCcacaaagtttttattttatatttatgagtTTTCTTGAGCTTGATTTACTGGCGGTGAACAAAAGAGGTGGGGTTATTTTGAGGATTATAGACCTATAAATCATTCCTATTTTGCATGTTTACCCTTTGATGTCATGGCAACCAAACCCACCCAAACCATACTTCCAACATATGTCAGCTAATCAGCAAACACTGATAGACAAAAACCACACAATACAATCAAAGACAATATTACAGGTGGAACCTCGCTTCATCACCAGCACTGAGCCACGTCTCCTCACTGAGCATCTGCTTCCAATAGCCCCCGTGAGGGGGTCTGTGGGAGGCAGCGGACCCATCGGACCCATCTGAAGCCTGAGCCCCAGCTCTTTGGACCAGGGCTCCCAAAACAATGATGTAACACCCACCAGGCTTATGTAACTTACTTTTGCTGGCAGTTTCTCACTCTGAAACACAGAAGGTGGAGACCCTGGTAACACTCATAACAAAATAGCACACTGGACTGTGATTCAGAGTGTGCACTCAgactgcacatgcacacacatacaatgacACAGTGGATGAATAATATTTAAGGGTTGGTacaaccaaattacaaaaagacatttttcattaacaCCTAGTGTTAGTatactttggttttatttgtccaggttttgggATGTAAGTACTGTTTAATGATTTGGGTGAACCACCCTTTAATAAGCATCAAACTGATGTAGGCTCCTGCAAAGGCCCCTATACACTGTCTGATTCATTGCATGTCACACTGCGTGAGATTGCTATAATAAAATCTTGGTGATATATATCGCCTGATATTatcttattgcagatatattggtaCCAGCTATCTGTTGATGTTTTAGCCACAGAGAAGAGATAGCCCTGTTGAACAGTCATTTCTGTTGATTTAAGTAagtatttttatctgttttaagcgtatattgtctcatttcctttTTGATTAGAGGGGCTTATATTTTGAAAGCGACAAGGAGTTCCTATCCCGTGCACCAGTAGAGAGGAGAAACGGTAAAATGAAAGCACATTGAGTGAAACGTTTTATGTATTAGCATCCCCTGAAGAGGCACAAGGTTAGTATCTGTTGTAATGTGGTTTGTCTCTTAAATTAACTTTTTCTAACCGTTTGTTTAATTGAGTTAGCGTTAGCTTAATGTGAGCTAGTATTAGGCTATGGTAACGCTCTGAAACCCTATGGGAAGGTAGCtaacatatttgttgttttgtaaccAGTTCTTACATTGGTTTTGGGACTTCCAATAAATCTTATCAATTATCGGTTCAAGTGTCAGACCATCTTTCGGTGGGATATGCTACACAGGTGTTAATAATAACAGTATCGATGGCACAGTTCCATCAAGTGTCCAGTGCTATTTttgtgagccagcatgcacaatgccAGAACCCTGGGACTAGCATACCCAAATGATACACAGCCGTCATTAATgctattaattacacctgtgcttttttcTGCTATGACACGTCCAAACGTCTGTTGTGAAAAATGCTTATTCCACTTGCTCTCAGTCAGCCTGTCGCTAGCAGATTTCATCAGCTGTCGCTCGCTAGTGTAGTAGCTTACCTGTGTACTAGTAAGGTAACGCTAACATGCCGTAAGTTGgttgaaaacaacaacagcattgttcttggaTTGCAGGTAGAGCTAGCAGTAGCTTGTAATAGGGATTGCTtaagtgtaaacttccccaaaacaaatacacagcagGACAGAGTCACTATCGCTTCTCTAAACTGATATTATAGCATCTTGGCTCCAGCACAGTAGATGTTCCAGTCCTGGAAAGGGATTTTTAGAACTTAATTTCTAACcaccatcatacacacacacacacacacacacactagaatAAGCCTCTTTAAGTGAAGACAAGACATCTTCTTGCCAGACAAGCTTCGTGGGCTAGCAGTTTGCTGGAGTGGAGATATGGTGCAGCCACAGCTTAACGCCATCGCTACACAGCTAATCACCAcagacaattacaaagtcatACAACAGCAGACAGGTTGGAGGCTTAATCATCGCTTTGATCCCGCTCCACGGGGATCATCcattattatttctttgtcCAAAAAGATACTGACACtaatcaccaccaccatcagcaAGTCAGCGGATACTGCCATCAAAGGAcaattaagttgttttttttcctctaagAAGAATGTTTTAGAatgttgttctttgttttgcagGCTCGGGCTATGTGGGCCTAAGGGTCAGGCTGATAAGTCGACCTTGGAGaaagcaatgtgtgtgtgttttcattaaaactgaGGCAAAGGCAGCCATATCACATATAAGACTAGACAAAAACTATGAATGCACAAGTTTTGAAACTAAAATTTTCAAGCAAGTATCAAAAAACTGTGCCAAATTCTGATTAGATGTGGATATAACTTGAGTAAGACAACAGTAGCCAAGAAGAGGAACTTGAACAAAGGGAAAAGTTTCCTGTTGATACCTGTGAGAACACCTGAAAGTTCTTTAAACATCAATATCCTGAGCAGATCATATTATTCGTGCACTACCATGGGAAAACAAAGATAATATACCAAACTTTGGCATAAGGATCTGATTCAGTTAAGTCAGTTTTGAGCTGCAAATATGTGGGAAAAGAGCAAAATGCAAGTGAATAGGCTTTATCAATCTAAAGTCATTCAACTCTCTAGCCATTAGAATGATCAAGCAAAGGGTACTCAAGTGTTGTCACAGTCTCTCTGGGTTTACTGACCTCATATCTTGAATGTTTGGTGGATGGGAATGGCTGCTAATTAGCTTCCCTATGCACTTCCAAGTGTGGagtaaaaacacagaagcagCCTTGCTAATTACCTGCAGGTTATTTATTTTGGCAGATTATAAAACACCAGACTACCTGCCAAataagaagaaaaggaaaaacacttgGACAGTGCactgtgtatgcatgtgggtgtgtgtttgtataaaatgtgtgtgatataatttgacaaaatgtgcATTTACTCAACTTTTCAGCTGTAGGCATATTCTACATTGGCTGCAATAGACACACTGACTTACTGTACAAACTTGCAATGCAATGATATGTTTGCCATACAGTGCTGCAAATCATCGTAAAATGAATCATAAATAGGTTATATTGTGGCAGGATGTTGCATTTACCACGCCAAACACCATTTGACAAACTACATGTTTAAGTTGCTTTGCTCATCATCATCGGTACATTACAACTAGGAGATTACTTAAGACATTTCAGGAGTCATCACGGTCCAACGGTAAATTCGGCGGTCAGATAATCCCCCAAGAAGCACTTCACTTTAGAATATTCTCAATTGTAGCATTTGGTTAGCTGCTGATAGTCAATTCCTAAAGTCTTCAGTAGACAAAACACTGTCGGGATAACTTGTGTGCAAATTATAAAAGTCATAATTTCACTTCAATAAACGATGCATGGTGTGTAGGACACATGCCGAAATAAAGACAATATTGTACCGAGTCATGCACGACCTTGTGTCATATTCTACTTGTATGGCAAGCATGGCAACTTTCAATTACTGGATTTTTCAACGCAGTTTGGCGTTGCGTTCTCTCCCTGATTAGAAGCGCAAGTAGCCTACCGACGCAGTCCAATGTAGGCCTACTATCATCTCTGCTGTAGTATTGGATGTCATGTACAGTGTAACATAATAGTCAGAGATAAAATAGTCTATTGTGGCCTTGGGCCTGGGTCTCTCGTTTCACAAGTTGTCTAACTGCGGACTCATTACTCCACCTTTTACTTTTCTGGTTGAGGTGATGTAAGCCAGTGTGGATGGTGACGCCTAATATGAATAGCCTAGTCTCCACCTGTTGGCAGGATGGACTCACCTGGATGAGCACTGTGACTGAATGTTTGAAGGTTCACGTGATAAACAGCATAGCTactatttcttaatattttaaGAATTCCATACCGGACAAAACGTCCATAAAAGCACCACCTGAACGCTACAAAGTGATGTGATACATTAGCAACATGTTTTGTTGCAGGTCAGTACGTTCATAGACTTCAaacttctctcctctgtttctgcCGTTGAAAAATGTTTAAGTCCTTCCTCACGTTAGAAAACGTGGACCTTAATTTTCATGCACAAACATTCAGGCAAATGTACTTACCGACGCTATCCTGCAGGAAACAACTGCTTTCTGACGGCTGTGAAACCACCACCAAACAAACACTTGTAATATCCCAAggacacgcacacgcacacgcgaCTGTCAATCACACAGATACGCCGACTGCTGTAAAGTTCTTCACTTCTGTCAAGTCAACTACAATAACACAACGAATTACCGACTGGaattttcaaaattaaagccTAATTGAATTGGGGCTTAGTGCACTTTATTTAGGAACAACTTTGCCCTGACATATGCTAACATTGACTTGTTTTTGTAGACAGCATAGGTCTGTTTTCCAGTGGATTTGTACAATATATGTGATAATGCTGATTCGAAAGCAGTACTGTACTTACCCTTCTTTAATCTAGCCTATGTATTTCTACTTATTTTTTCCTATCATCTAACAGCAGAGTATCCCAACTCATCTTAAATTAAGTTATTGATTGATCAATCTTAATTGCAGTAATTAAGttcactaaaataaaataacaaaaactgaaattagaGGTGTAGCCTACCCAAGTGCTTAAACAACCACGGaataatgaataaatgtcaAAAGAGACATAGTGGCCAAAAAGGTGTAGCCTGAAGGCAGCACTTATTTAACGTACCCTTCTAACAATACAAATTGTACAGAATTTAAGAACAAGCTACACactatcttatcttatcttgcaaaacataaaaaaaacatgtattaaatACAATGCAAATAATTGCAGGTTGTATTTGAGTATTAATCTTATACACACCCAATATTTCTCTGATTCCAGTTCTGTATACAAAGGTTGCCTCTATTTTCTCAAGCGAGTCATgtcaggcttttattttgaaggcaagTTCCCATTTGCATTGATCTCAATATTCTGGATGAACTCTGTTTCTAGCTTGACTCAGCTCTCTCCTCCTGAAAGAACTGAATCATCTCTGTGCCGCTACATTGTATTCATTTGTGGTCAGACAAAACTGAGCCAGGAGCATGTCTCTGCTAAACCTTTACTTTTCTCTTTATAATAAATCAGTCGTGTATTGCAGGTCCTCTTTCTCTGCTACAGGTGTAGGCCTATATTTGAAATTACTTTCACCAGTGCATTTTTCTCCTTATCTGTCTATTAAATATTCTCTAGCCTTACAGTCATCTCTCtgatacacatgcacagatacaaacacattaaaagtgtttttccttCAGTTACTTATGGGGTCAGCCTCAGTGCAGTGGACAATCAATTCTCAGTCTGCTCTAATGGCCGAGTTAACGGTCCACATATCCTGTCCATTAAAAACAAGCCCAGATAAACATTCAATTTGATCACAGATCGAGCTGCTCCTATCTCTGTGACTCCAGCTCTTAATAGGTttgtaaaatgcaaaatgctGGCGGTGAATAGATCACCCTCTCTTGCTGTCAAACCATATTGAAAGAGAGGATACATTAATTATTTGGAGGTTTAGGGCACAGTATTCTATCAGATGTGAGTCGCTAAGCTGGAAAGGTAACCATGTGACTTTGTTTGACCGACTTGTCACCTCTGCTCTTTGTTCACTTTGCCTACTTTGAATAGTCTCCACAGTGGTGAGTTTCAAAGCATGTTGCTAAGGGAAACAGGCCAATTGCAAACAAATGATCCCCAACCACAGTCAGAATAGTTGATGAGAAAGTAGTGAACATGATACTCACCAGCAGCCATATggaaaacacagaggaggagtTAACCGGGAGTGGACCTGTAGGTTGGTAACAAGTTCCACAAATTTCAGTCCATCTGTTCTCCAGTGTGATGATATTCTAAGTTATGCAGCATTGAGGTTGCAAATGTATTCCCTATCTTGGTATCTCAATCATGTGTTAACCATGAAAGATAAAGGACTCTTTGTTTACAAAGGAGGAATCTCAtacattttgttgctgctgAATTGCTACCAAATACCTTTAACAATGCTGAAAAGGATGACAGTTATGTTGTTGAATAGTGCATTGCATAAATGCCAGTAACTAAGATATGAAAGTTATAAATCAGACACAAAGAAGGCAGAGAAGCAGTTCACAGACTGTCAAGTGGCCTTCTGCTGCTACTACTGATATCAGATGATTTCTTAGTACATATAGACCAGCAAACTGAACAGTTCTATCAGTGAACATACTGAACTGCATGTATCAGGGAAGACTGAAACATATCAGacattgtcatttaaaaaaatctactttGCTTCCCTTTGAAAAAAATCTATAGTATGCCTTCTTACATTGGTACCTGTTTATATCTACTGAAATCCCCCATAGGTGATTTGATATTTGATCtgtgagatgagatgagatgctAGCTGCAGACAAGATGGCAGATATATCTGGAAGTTCTGCCAGCGACTTGGCGAAAACAGTGTGTCAAGAAACCGTTGGCAACATGGCTGCACAGCCACAGTTACTGGCAGTTACGtctaaataaaattcaatacaCAAATAGAATAAAGTCCGCTAATTTGTAGGAGctatatattatttgtttttatctggtTTCACTTATTAACGAATTGctacaaatataataaaataagctAATTTAGAATATTTATCTATAGTGGGGGTATTTACTTGCAAGAATGCACCCAAGTCAAAATAAGAGGTTCTTCCTGTTCTGCCGATagtgtgtgaatgcagcataaggCTTGGGAATTCATTAGCAATAGCTGACTTTGTTACACTCTCTTACAGGAGTATTTGACATAAATGTCTGattcaaaaataaatgatacaatcctgcagtttttaaaacaattttgaatgaataaaattTGGTATGTCACCTCTTCTGTCAATAGTGCattgagacaaaaaaagagtgcACTCTGACGAAAACCACAACGAAGAACCACATGTGGCAAGCTGACTTCCTCTATCTCACTGGAAATCCTAGTTGAGGTTCGCCATCTTATCTCCAACCAGATCCCTCTCTGAGAGATCCACCAACCATCCTGGgacctctctccttctttctcccttctgtttatcttttttcctttctctcctcttggtTCCCATCAGTGCTTCATCAGACGGTTCTCATCTGATTATTGATTCAGCCACTGTTCTCTAATCATGTGTTGTCTGTAGATAACTGCTTAGTCTTCTTGTAGCATCTCTTGTCTCTTCTCCTTCTGTGTAAATAGTGTTCTTCAATCTGGATTAACTTTTTTGCCAatttgggggcagtggaaacaacctgtaaacacaacactgacatattatcaccttataagtacatccagcagatacagagcaacattaatattcatttggagtttggaTATTTCTGGCCACTTGATAAATGTAAGGCCAACATTCATTCTCCTTAtagctctgttttagtctccaccaactcctgagaaaaaactctggccctttagctgctaaatgctccactatgtttgcCAGCTAGTAGCTGACTTGGTCTGTccgccatttggtgctgggcaagtagtgtacagtggttCAGGGCATTTTGCTGAaaccagctgcctgctgctgctggaaatgttGCCGATGAGAGCAGTGAAAGTGAATCAAAGCAATAAAAGTTgccatgaaaccaaaacaatgagctgaaagatgttcAAATGCTCCATAGAACTGAGGGGAATGGCAGAGTTGGGTGAAAATTCTCTAATCAATATAAAAATGCCTTCGAGACATGATCAACCGTTTTGTTTTCGTCTATCTGGACGACATCCTGATCTTCTCCAAGTCTACCTCTGAGCATGAACTACATATACGCGAGGTACTTCAACGCCTTCTTGAGAATAAGCTGTACGTCAAAgctgaaaaatgtgaatttcatgTCTCCACAGTGTCCTTCCTTGGCTACGTGATTGCACAAGGTCAAGTGCAGATGGATCCTGCCAAGGTCACCGCCATGTGTGAGTGGCCAGTTCCCTCCAACCTTAGGCAACTGCAGTGCTTTCTTGGGTTTGCGAACTTCTATAGGAGATTCATCCGCAACTACAGCTGCCTTGCTGCCCCATCACAGCCCTGACTTCCACCTCCCTGAGGAACTCAAGCGTCACTTTGTCTCTGCCCTAGTCCTCGTACAACCTGATTCAGCCCTTCCATTCATTGGCGAGGTGGATGCCTCAGACACTGGGGTAGGTGCAGTACTTTCTCAAAGATCCCCTGCTACATTATTGTGCTTTCTTCTCACATGGACTTTCACCTGCTGAGAAGAATTATGACATTGGTAACAATGAAGTCCTCACTGTTAAACTGGCTTTGGAAGAATGGCTCTACTGGTTAAACAGTAATGATCAACCCCATCGTGTGGACAGATCATAACAATCTCTCATACATCCAGTCAGCTTAAGCGGCTAAATTCAAGTCAGGCAAGGTGGGCTCTGTTTTTTGGGAGATTAAACTTCACTTTGACTTATCGCCCAGGTTCCCGTAACATCAAGCCTGATGCCCTAAAATGCCAGTTTGCCTTGGAGAAGACTGGTTCTGATCTGGACCCCAGATCCACCTGCCATCCACCTGCTTCATCGCCACCATCACATGGGTAATCGAGGCACTGGTTAAGTCAACAACATGACCCTGGTAATGGCCCTCTTAACTGTCTTTTCGTTCCTGACTGTCCGTTCCCAGGTTCTCCAGTGGGCCCTTTCTACACATCTAACCCGCCATCCTGGTATCAATCGTACACTCTCCTTTCTCTGTCAACAGTTCTGGTGGCCTACAATGGATGCCGACATCCGATCCTTCATCTCagcctgttttgtgtgtgtccaaaacAAGTCTTCCACTAAACCCAGCTCAGGacttctcctccctctgcccGTCCCCAGCCGTCCATGGTCCCATATTGCCCTGGCCTTTGTCACTGGTCTCCCCATCATCGATTGTTTTTCTAAAGCTGCTCATTTCCTTGCCCTGCCCAAACTTCCCCTCAGCTAGGGAGACCGCAGACCTCCTAGTGGACCATGTTTTTCACTTCCATGGCATTCCATCAGACATAGTGTCCGACAGAGGTCCTCAGTTCACTTCACAAAGTTTTAAGACTTTCTCCACTGCCCTGGGAGCTGCTATCAGTCTCTCTTCTGGATACCACCCCAAACCAATTGCCAAACTGAACAAGCCAATCAGGAGATGGAGACTGCTAATCCGTCCTCCTGGAGCTCCCAACTGCCCTGGTTGGAATATGCTCACAACTCAATCAACAACCCAAATCAATGCCTCTTCaggtatgtccaccttcctctgctctcttGGTTACCAATCTCCCTTGTTCCATGTGCAGGAACAGGAGATTGCTGTTCCATCAGGcccgctctgctctgctctgctctgctctgctctgctctgcgcTGCCACCAGGACTGAAAAACAAGCCAACTGCTGCCGCATCCCGGCACCCAACTACATGCCTGGTCAAAGGTATGGCTCTTTTCTAAGGATCTACCTCTTAAGGTTGAGTCCAAAATATTGTCTCctagaattcatggttccatttatcacagcaagtcttccaggtcctgaagcagcaaaacagccccagaccatcacactaccaccacaatattttactgttggtatgatgttctttttctgaaatgcagtgttacttttacgccagatgtaatgggacacacaccatCCAAAAacttcaacttttgtcttgtcagtccagtCCAGTCGAGAGCGCAGGAGGTaaagagcatacagtagcacaatgcaaattccacacagaattttaaaataataataatgtaatggtagttttaatattaatattaataaaataataataggaataataatgataataatagtaataagattaataaaaataattgtagtagcgattgtcgagcaggaacatgggggcagtaggaggcctgcaatcatagatccagactctacagctccaatacctgctgaaagagacagaaggagagaggagagcgatgagaaagcacaaaactacaggagagaaaagatgtcgagttggagagggagaggaggagagacatgCATCATgggtctcccggcagtctaagggatggttcaggactcacctaagccagccctaactataagctttatcaaagattaaagtcttaagcctactcttaaatgtggagatggtgtctgcctcccggaGGAGCGCAGTTGGATCCTGCGGGGTCAGATCCTGGACTCCTCCCTCTTCAGGGATTTCCATCACAAGCATCCGGACTGCCCTAGACATGCGCCAGGTGGCTCCCATGGGGGGGGGCATGcagggtctctctctctctctctgtgtgtgtgtgtgtgtgtaattaccTGAGTGGTGAAAGGTGTGCCAGAGCAGCGCTTCTCCACGCTTCCTGGATTCCCCCTGGTCAGCTCATCCACTGGCTTTTCCACACCCTTTAAACCCTGAAATAAACCTTTTTCACTATTTCAAGCCTTCAGTCTCCTGCCTCTGCATCTTGCACTTCACAAATTCATTCGTAACAAAGACTAAAGGAACAAAGAAAGTGACTTTGCCATacagaatcaaaatgtattaactaGTATGTTAAGTTTAATTGACAGTACAACGccagggacacacaggaggcggaATCGTCGTGAAGCGCCATGCTAGGTCATTTCTCCTGTGAGCAGTAGTCTGGCTGTTCAGACCAGAAGCACATTTCTGCTCAACAAgcgattctgctcctctgctcttttctaatcacaataaagagctgatctttataataacctcacaaatttataacttaaagctttttatgtgtttcg from Siniperca chuatsi isolate FFG_IHB_CAS linkage group LG19, ASM2008510v1, whole genome shotgun sequence encodes the following:
- the LOC122866677 gene encoding uncharacterized protein LOC122866677, with the translated sequence MPTSDPSSQPVLCVSKTSLPLNPAQDFSSLCPSPAVHGPILPWPLSLVSPSSIVFLKLLISLPCPNFPSARETADLLVDHVFHFHGIPSDIVSDRGPQFTSQSFKTFSTALGAAISLSSGYHPKPIAKLNKPIRRWRLLIRPPGAPNCPGWNMLTTQSTTQINASSGMSTFLCSLGYQSPLFHVQEQEIAVPSGPLCSALLCSALLCAATRTEKQANCCRIPAPNYMPGQSMRALHYWQQVGDFWRMALNLFERRGILTLMVPMEDMLLLLSLQGLKAC